The following proteins are encoded in a genomic region of Maniola jurtina chromosome 17, ilManJurt1.1, whole genome shotgun sequence:
- the LOC123874067 gene encoding uncharacterized protein LOC123874067 → MAYLKNLFKIYYFTQVILAYNAYFCVAVTTEIKGNLPKASIIYRILNEFLGPVMRSFPNVVLNNFQELVDKTIREKIKELQPLLQDNDMMAYDENMMLEDKDDTTILEFLPKTEEHKKKIEDPFKSNLKKYKKIREKINKALTKESVSVKTKNLVVKTLDVLIKTLLSSQCKWKSRAVKSEKPSDIANKWNKGLQNIKDVLLSFLKNRSVPTRRNDDVLNFLNALKIMFRSITEDVDVISKKYKILCDFVPKEHNYPKDAMNANALRDNWDITDLEEDRCRNIVVCSNELKEFLRNFYFTLNDTNVSLLKNYVDMYTRDVIVENENEKDIIISILNKITTGLEEGIIKVFVKETQKLMLDKEKRNHANVNILSNYVANTIKTVQDFAKQLLKSELLVLRDKILAVILDDLNVNLDVDLGNLEREFVRKICAMFRLCNGRYRGRRQGSSDLNKDNLHVQVLLTLASDNTTDITNNSYRKFLNEVTSRNNTVNRFTSSMGNVTVTRTTLINNVTNW, encoded by the coding sequence ATGGCATATCTTAAGAATTTATTCAAAATCTATTATTTTACCCAAGTTATTTTAGCATACAACGCATATTTTTGTGTAGCTGTAACAACAGAAATAAAGGGTAATCTACCAAAAGCATCAATAATTTATAGAATACTTAATGAGTTTTTAGGACCAGTTATGAGATCTTTTCCTAACGTTGTATTGAACAATTTTCAAGAACTAGTTGATAAAACAATTAGAGAGAAGATAAAAGAGCTGCAACCTCTACTTCAAGACAATGATATGATGGCTTATGATGAAAACATGATGTTGGAAGATAAAGATGACACTACGATATTAGAGTTTCTGCCTAAAACAGAAGAACATAAGAAAAAGATCGAAGATCCATTCAAAAGTAAtctaaagaaatacaaaaagaTAAGAGAGAAAATAAACAAGGCTCTTACAAAAGAATCGGTTTCAGTGAAAACGAAAAATCTTGTAGTCAAAACTTTGGACGTGTTGATCAAGACTTTACTCAGCAGTCAATGCAAATGGAAGAGTCGTGCTGTGAAATCCGAGAAACCATCAGACATAGCAAATAAATGGAATAAGGGTTTGCAGAATATTAAAGATGTTCTTCTCAGTTTTCTTAAAAATAGATCTGTTCCCACGAGACGGAATGATgacgttttgaattttttaaacgCGCTTAAAATAATGTTTCGAAGTATCACAGAGGATGTTGATGTTATttctaaaaagtataaaattctATGCGACTTTGTACCGAAGGAACACAATTATCCTAAAGATGCCATGAATGCCAATGCTTTAAGAGATAACTGGGACATAACTGATCTCGAGGAAGATCGATGTCGTAACATCGTAGTATGTTCCAATGAGCTTAAGGAATTCTTGCGAAACTTTTACTTCACTTTAAATGATACAAATGTAagcttattaaaaaattatgtagaCATGTACACAAGAGATGTGATCGtcgaaaatgaaaatgaaaaagacataataatatcaattttaaataaaattaccacTGGTCTTGAAGAAGGTATAATCAAAGTATTTGTTAAAGAGACTCAGAAACTTATGCTTGACAAGGAAAAAAGAAATCACGCAAACGTAAATATTCTGTCAAATTATGTCGCGAACACTATTAAAACTGTTCAAGACTTTGCGAAACAGCTGTTAAAATCAGAATTGCTTGTGTTGAGAGATAAGATTTTAGCAGTCATATTGGACGATTTGAACGTCAATTTGGATGTAGATTTGGGGAATTTGGAAAGGGAATTTGTAAGGAAAATTTGCGCCATGTTTCGTCTCTGCAATGGTAGATATAGAGGTAGGAGGCAAGGCTCAAGCGATCTCAATAAGGACAATCTACATGTACAAGTACTATTAACTTTGGCTAGTGATAATACGACAGATATAACTAATAATTCGTATCGGAAATTTTTGAACGAAGTAACTTCTAGAAATAATACTGTTAATAGATTTACGAGTTCTATGGGAAATGTAACTGTGACGAGAACCACACTCATTAATAACGTTACAAATTGGTAA
- the LOC123874068 gene encoding aladin-like — MTIFNSFPNLPGPEETAFCKINEAYCCGNVRYGNISTFTNSIKKHPKINVTKDLHHHRLSDENITMYVDVEDNLLKKITSVWYKQGFLEALSVAADPNINRESRVLAVTASYALKVANMFTALRYFMQPHLKDIGPKIVSNYSRTRNWGSSPVKCLAWHPHTTKIALATADDNVRVYCSEVSFVSTLKCKAQGHVSSLCWRPYSASEIAVGCEQGVIVWTVDPNSMFTKPSSSNAVVLKRSGHSPVTDVSWSPNGDLLVSCCGADTSMLVWDVAMEAAIPLRRVAGGGIVFARWSLSASKIFAATSSIIFRVWDTQSWSPERWCARGCRVVAACWGPNDTVLFAAKGEPIVYALCNSGLMKGAKASKAQPVLDVTKIELPSGEAVGGPILDMCWDPSGSYLAILYEETHLISVFCTTQLMMQLSITPCCFISGIDNEVPSTMAFQQNFTDGACLSIAWSSGRIQHFPIIYTDSY; from the exons atgaCGATTTTcaatagttttcctaacttgccAGGACCAGAGGAGACTGCTTTTTGTAAAATCAACGAAGCGTATTGCTGCGGAAACGTTCGATATggaaatatttcaacatttacAAACTCG ATCAAAAAGCATCCCAAAATCAATGTTACTAAGGATTTACACCATCACAGATTGTCGGACGAAAACATAACCATGTACGTTGATGTTGAAGACAATTTACTGAAGAAAATCACAAGTGTGTGGTATAAACAAGGGTTTTTGGAAGCTCTAAGTGTGGCCGCTGATCCTAATATCAACAGAGAAAGCCGCGTGCTAGCTGTGACAGCGTCTTATGCATTAAAAGTGGCAAACATGTTCACAGCATTACGATACTTCATGCAGCCACATTTAAAGGACATAGGACCTAAAATCGTGTCAAATTACTCGAGAACAAGAAACTGGGGTAGTTCCCCTGTCAAATGTCTCGCTTGGCACCCCCATACAACAAAAATTGCATTAGCAACAGCCGATGATAATGTACGGGTATATTGTTCAGAAGTATCATTTGTATCAACTTTAAAATGTAAGGCACAAGGGCACGTGTCGTCTTTATGCTGGAGGCCATACTCGGCATCTGAGATTGCAGTTGGATGTGAACAAGGTGTGATTGTGTGGACAGTGGACCCAAATTCTATGTTTACTAAGCCATCGTCTAGTAATGCTGTAGTTTTGAAGAG ATCTGGACACAGTCCCGTGACAGATGTGAGCTGGTCTCCGAATGGTGATCTCCTAGTGAGCTGCTGTGGAGCCGACACCTCTATGCTGGTGTGGGATGTTGCCATGGAAGCTGCCATACCCTTGCGGAGGGTGGCTGGGGGTGGCATTGTGTTTGCACGCTGGTCCCTGAGTGCTAGCAAAATATTTGCTGCTACATCTTCTATTATATTCAG GGTATGGGACACTCAGTCCTGGTCTCCGGAGCGCTGGTGCGCGCGCGGCTGCCGCGTGGTGGCCGCGTGCTGGGGACCCAACGACACGGTGCTGTTTGCTGCTAAGGGCGAACCGATTGTCTATGCACTGTGCAATTCTGGCTTAATGAAAG GAGCAAAAGCCAGTAAAGCCCAGCCAGTTCTTGACGTAACAAAAATCGAACTGCCTTCTGGCGAAGCAGTGGGAGGACCCATACTGGATATGTGCTGGGACCCATCTGGCAGCTACCTCGCCATATTGTATGAAGAGACCCACCTCATATCCGTGTTCTGTACTACACAGCTGATGATGCAACTTAGCATTACTCCATG TTGTTTCATCAGCGGCATAGACAACGAAGTGCCATCAACTATGGCATTCCAGCAGAACTTCACAGATGGCGCCTGTCTCTCCATCGCTTGGTCCAGCGGCAGGATACAGCACTTCCCTATCATTTACACTGACAGCTATTGA